Within Oleidesulfovibrio alaskensis DSM 16109, the genomic segment GATTCTGCCGCTTTTTGTGGGCAGAGAAAAATCGGTGCAGGCCGTGGATGCGGCGCTTAACGGCAGCCGCTATATGATGATCTGCACCCAGCACGACGAAGCCGTGGACGATCCCACAGGGGATGATCTGCACAAAACAGGCACTGTAGTCATGATCATGCGCATGCTCAAGATGCCTGACGGCCGCCTGAAGGTTCTGGTGCAGGGCATCAGCCGTGCCAAAGTGAAAAACTTTGTTTCTGAAGACCCCTACCTGCTGGCCGAGGTGGAAGCCATAGAAGAGCCGGAAGCAGGTCCCCTTACCGTGGAACAGGAAGCAATGATCCGCTCCGCCCGCGAACAGAGTGAAAAAATTCTTTCTCTGCGCGGTGTGCCCACTGCAGACATCATGGCCGTACTCAACGGCGTTGATGAACCCGGACGCCTTGCCGACCTTATAGCGGCCAACCTGCGCATGAAGGTGGCCGATGCGCAGACCATTCTTGAATGCACCGACCCTGACGAACGGCTCACGCTGGTTAATGAGCAGCTGGTCAAAGAGGTGGAAGTGGCTGCCATGCAGGCAAAAATCCAGAGCATGGCCAAGGAAGGCATGGACAAGGCACAGAAAGACTATTTTCTGCGCGAACAGATGAAAGCCATACGCCGTGAACTGGGTGAAGGTCCGGACGGCGACGAAGACATGGACGAGCTCATCGAGTCGCTTGCCAAGGCCGGTCTGCCCAAAGATGTGCGCAAAGAAGCCGACAAGCAGCTACGCCGTCTTTCGGTCATGCATCCGGAATCTTCAGAAGCCACCGTTGTGCGCACCTATCTGGAGTGGCTTGCGGAACTGCCATGGAAAAAACTCTCGCGCGACCGCATAGATATTCCCAGAGCACAGGCCATTCTGGATGAAGACCATTACGGGCTTGAAAAAGTCAAAGACCGTATTCTGGAATATCTTTCCGTGCGCAAGCTCAATCCCAAGTCCAAAGGCCCCATTCTGTGCTTTTCCGGCCCTCCCGGCGTGGGCAAAACTTCGCTCGGACGGTCCATCGCGCGCGCTCTGGGCCGCAAGTTCCAGCGTATATCACTGGGCGGCATGCGTGACGAAGCTGAAATACGCGGACACCGGCGCACCTATATCGGCGCCATGCCCGGCCGTATCATACAGACCATAAAACAGCTGGGCACGCGCAACCCGGTCATCATGCTGGACGAAATAGACAAGCTCGGCTCCGACTTCCGCGGAGACCCTTCCTCCGCCCTGCTGGAAGTGCTTGATCCTGAACAGAACTTCAGCTTCAGCGACCATTACCTGAACGTGCCCTTCGATCTTTCCAAGGTCATGTTCATATGCACGGCGAACCAGCTGGAAACCATTCCCGCACCGCTGCGCGACCGCATGGAGATCATCCGCATTCCCGGTTACACCATGCAGGAAAAAGCAAAAATAGCCCGCCGCTACCTGCTGCCCAGACAGGCCGGAGAAAACGGTCTGAACGAAGACGACGTTCAGATAGCGGACAACGTGATAACCAAAATCATCGACGAATACACCCGAGAAGCCGGTCTGCGTAATCTTGAACGCGAACTGGGCACCGTGTGCCGCAAACTGGCACGGCGTAAAGCCGAAGGTGAAGACGGCCCGTTCCGCGTTACGGTAAAAGTGCTGGAAAAACTGCTCGGCGCACCGCGGTTCATAGATGAACAGAAAGAACGCGAGCTGCTGCCCGGCGTGGCGCTGGGGCTGGCATGGACTCCATACGGCGGCGAAGTGCTGAACGTGGAAGTAAGCACCATGAAAGGCAAGGGTAAACTTACGCTTACCGGCCAGCTGGGCGACGTGATGAAAGAAAGCGCACAGGCGGCCGTAAGCTATGTCCGCAGCCATGCGGCAGAACTTGACGTGGACCCCGAGTTTTCTTCCAACCTCGACATCCACATTCACGTTCCTGCCGGTGCCACGCCCAAAGACGGCCCTTCTGCCGGTGTCACACTGCTCACGGCGCTCATTTCGGCGCTTACCGGACGTTCGGTCAACAGCGACCTGTGCATGACGGGCGAAATAACCCTGCGCGGAAGGGTGCTGCCCGTGGGCGGCATCAAGGAAAAAATTCTGGCCGCGGTGGCACGGGGACTCAGCCATGCCTTTATTCCGCACCAGAACAAAAAAGACCTTGAAGACATTCCCGCCGACCTGCTGCGCAAAATCAACGTGCATCCGGCCGAACACATCAACGATATCCTGCCGCTGGCTCTGGGGCTGGATAAAAAATAACATCAGACGGGCACGGCACTGCCGTGCCCGTTTTTTCGGCACTGCCATGGATATGAAACAGCTCTCCGACAAGCACCCGCTGTACAGCAGGCTGACGGGACAGGTCATCTGGCTTTTGTTTGAAGAAAACGATGCGCGGCAGGAAGATATAGACGCCTTCATGGATCTGGTTCTGCAGCGCAAAGAGCGTGAGCTGGATACCATGCGCGCACTGCTGGAAAATCCAGCCCTGTATCTGAGGGTGGAACTTCAGGATGTCCCTTGCCTTTCCGGCACCATACAAAGCCGCGATGAGTTATCCGGTGATATGCTGCCGCCCGGCAGCCCCTGTGGCATACAGACGGCTCTGCCTCCGGCCTGCTCCTGCTGCGCCGCGCTGCATGGGCACGTGCTGCCCGCCTCGCATCCGCAGTTGCTGCGCTATATGCCGCCCTACGGTCTGGGCTGCCGGTGCACCCCCCGCGCCATCACGGCGCAGGAAGCAACAGGCGCCCCGCTGTTGACGGCAAAACCGCTTCCTCCGCAAAAACTGCACTGCGATTCCGGCTGGCTGTTCCACATGTGCTGGGCGCAGCACACCGCACGCACAGGCAGCGGCATGCCGTGACCTGCAGCTGCGACGGGCGCCGGAACTGCGGCACTCCTGCGGCGGAACCTCCCGTTTTGCTCTTTGCGCCTGCCGCCGGCAGTGGTACAGTGCGCACGCCATGACGCAACAGACCCATACCACAACAGCTTCATCCATGCTCGACACAGCCCGGGAAATCCTCATCTCCACATACGGATTCCGCGACTTTCAGGGGCTGCAAAAAGATATCATAGAACACACCGCATCCGGCGGCGACGCGCTGGTGCTCATGCCCACAGGCGGCGGCAAGTCACTGTGCTACCAGATTCCCTCCATCATGCGGCAGGGCACCGGTATTGTCATATCGCCGCTTATCGCGCTTATGCAGGATCAGGTGGACAGCCTCACGCAGATGGGAGTAAGCGCGGCTTTTCTTAACTCCAGCCTGTCTCCCGAAAAACAGCGCGAGGTGGAAGCACGCCTGCTGAGCGGCATGCTCGATCTCGTCTATGTAGCGCCCGAACGGCTGGTGCAGCCTGCTTTTCTGGGGCTGCTTGAAAGAATAACACCCGCGCTGTTCGCCATTGACGAGGCGCATTGCGTTTCGCAGTGGGGGCATGATTTCAGGCCGGAATACACACGGCTGACCATTCTGCATGAGCAGTTTCCGCATGTGCCCCGGATAGCTCTTACCGCCACGGCGGACGGGCCCACCAGACGCGACATCATCAGGCATCTGGACCTGCAGGACGCCACTGTTTTTTCTACGGGATTCGACCGCCCCAATATTTCGTACACCATACAGCCCAAAGACAAGCCGCTGGAGCAGCTGCTGCATTTCATCCGCACACGCCACAAAGGACAGTCGGGCATAGTGTACCGGCTGAGCAGAAAAAAAGTTGAAGAAACAGCAGCCTGGCTGTGTGCAAAAGGCATAGAAGCCCTGCCCTATCACGCAGGACTCAACGCCATTCAGCGTCATCACAATCAGGAACGGTTCATGCGCGAAGACGGGCTGGTCATGGTGGCTACCGTGGCCTTCGGCATGGGGGTGGACAAGCCGGATGTACGCTTTGTGGCACACCTTGAGCCGCCAAAAAGTCTGGAAGCCTATCATCAGGAAACCGGACGTGCGGGACGTGACGGCCTGCCCGCCGATGCATGGATGACATACGGTCTGGCCGATGTGGTGCAATTGCGGCGCATGCTGGGCCAAGGCGAAGAAGACAGCCCGCGGCGCATGGTCGAACTGCGCAAGCTGGATGCCATGCTCGCCTTTTGCGAAACAACCGAGTGCCGCCGTAAAGTGCTGCTGGGCTATTTCGGCGAACACGACAGAGAACCCTGCGGAAACTGCGACACCTGTCAGTTTCCTGTAGAGACATGGGACGGCACGGTGGCCGCCCAGAAAGCACTGAGCGCCGTATACCGCACCGGTCAGCGCTTCGGCGCCGCCCACCTGACAGACATACTTACCGGCAAGCTGACCGACCGCATACGCAGCCACGGGCATAACGACCTGAAAACATTCGGCTGCGGCAAAGAACTGGGTGCATCGCAATGGAAAGGCGTGTTCAGACAGCTGGCATGTCTGGGGCTGCTTGCCACCGATGCGGACGGGCACGGCGGCCTGCGTCTGACACCGGAAAGCTGGCAGGTACTGCGCGGAGAACGCATGCTGAGCTTCCGGCGTGACATTCTGGGCCGCTCCGCCACACGTGCACTGGCAAAAACACAGGCCGACGCGGCTCTGCAGAATGCCCTGAACACGGAAGAATCCAGACAGCTGTGGGATACCCTGCGCTCGTTACGGGGCAGGCTGGCACAGGAACGTGACGTGCCGCCCTACGCCGTTTTTGCGGACAGGGCCCTGCTGGAGATGGTCTGCTTCCGGCCGCGCACGCCGGATGACCTGCAATGCATTCACGGCGTCGGCAAAGCCAAGCTGTCCATGTTCGGGCAGGAATTTCTTGATGCGCTGCTCTCGCACGAAGCCGCCTGGGGCAGGCCGGACGATCTGCCCGCACTGCCCGAACGCAGACCGGCTACTGCCGCAAAAAAGGAAAACGGCCTTACCGACACCATACGCGAAACGCTGCAGCTTTTTAACAAGCTGCAGGACATGCAGGCCGTGGCCGAGGCCCGCGCCCTGAAACCGGCCACCATATGCAATCATCTGGTACGGTGCATACGTCATGGCGAGCTGACCACGGAACAGGTGGTGCCCCTGCCCGCGCACGAGCTGGCAGAAATACGGGGAGTGCTGGGTGAAACAGCTTCGCTGGGCGGAGTTACCGCCGCGCACGGCAGACTGAAAGGCCGCTATGATTTTGAAACCCTGCGGCTGGTTCAGGCCGAGCTGTTCATCAGGCGGGGTGACGAGGAAGACTGGTAAGCCTGCCGCGGGTGCGCACAGCCGCCCGCACCGGCGCATCAGCCTGCCATGACGGGAAACACCGCACCGGCCGCATGCATGCGCAGCAGCCGCGACAGCCGCATGGGAGCGGCAAAGTACATGCCCTGCGCCGATGAATACCCCAGTTCGCGCAGCAGTTCGGCATGCTCCGGCAGTTCCACGCCTTCGGCAACGGCTTTCATGCTGAATCCGCTGGCAAGGGTTCTGGCCGACCGCACAATACCGCGCGCCGCCATGTCTGCATCTGAAGCCCTGACAAACGACCCGTCGACCTTGAGCAAAGAGAGCGGATACCTGCGCAGCATGGCCAGCGAGGAATATCCCGAGCCGAAACCGTCCAGAGCCAGACGTATGCCCGCGTCCCTGAGCCGCCACAGCCCTTCGGCCACGGCGGGTGCCGCGTTGACCAGCAGATTTTCCACCAGTTCAAAGATAAATCTGTCCGCCGCCGCCCCTTCTTCCTGCAGTACCCCCAGCAGCACTCCGGGCATCTCCGGCCTGCGCAGGGTTTCGCTGAGCATGTTCACATGCACCGACAGTACAGCCGCCCCCCGTGCTTCCTGCTCCTGCATGGCCAGTTGTGCCCGTGCGGCAAGCCGCAGCACATGAGCATCCAGCGCAGCCTGCAGACCAGCGTGTTCCGCCAGCGGCAAAAAAGCCCCGGGAGCCAGCAGCCCCCGCTCGGGATGATGCCAGCGTACCAGCGCCTCCACGGCGTCCATCCTGCCGGTCTGCAACGAAACAACAGGCTGAAAAAACAACTCCAGCTGTCCGCTGCCCAGCGCTGTCACCAGTTCCTGTTCGCCTTTGCGCATGACGCGCGCGGCCGCGGCGTCGGAAGAACCGGCAATGACATACCTGTTGGACCCCCGCCGCTTGGCTTTGTACATGGCGGAATCCGCCTGCCGCAGCAGATCGCCGCAACCGGAACATTCCTGCCCGCGAAGCACTGCACCTATGCTCACGCCGCAGCGTATCTCGCGCCCGCGCAGCATAAACGGGGATGAAACGGCCTCGGTGATACGCTCGATAACGTGCGTCACCTGCAGAATCTCCGGCACATCATCCAGCAGCACGGCAAATTCGTCACCGCCCAGCCGTGCAAGCGTGTCCACATTGCGCAGGCAGTTGCCAACCCGTTCCGCAAACATGCCCAGCAGTGCGTCGCCGGCATCATGCCCCATGGAATCGTTCACATCCTTGAAACCGTCCATGTCCATGTAGAGCACGGCAAAGCTGTATGACGCGTTACGCTGCGCACGGTTGAACGCACTCTGCAGGCGGTCGAGAAAAAGCGCCCTGTTGGGCAGCCCCGTCAGCACATCATGATAGGCCATGTGCGTCAGACGCTCGTCTTCGCGCTTGTGGTCCGTCACATCCTCTATCTGCACTATGATAAAACGCAGACTGCCGCCTTCGTCCAGTACCCGGCTCACCGTCAGTTTGCACCATATGGGCGGAGCATGCCTGCGCCTGATGGCCGAGGTCATGGTCAGCACCTCGTCCGCACCGCCCTGCAACGCATGAAAAAAGCGGTCCGCCACGGTCACATCGTCGGCGCAGAGGAAATCGGAATAATGCAGGCCCAGCATTTCTGCCGCGGGAATACTGGCAAGGTCGGCAGCGCCTTTGTTCACGCTCTTCACCGTTCCCTGCGGGGTCAGCAGAACAATGCCCAGTCCGGCATGGTCAAACACGGCGCGAAAACGGGTCTCGCTTTCACGCAAGGCTGTTTCGCTCTGGTGGATGCGCTCCACCGTGGCCATGATATTGGCGGCGTTACGCAGAAAACGCGCATCATTCATGCCGAAACGCACAGCGGAGTTGCGCCTGCATGCGGTAAGCACCCCCATTGTTCTGCCGTCCGGCGAACACAGCGGTGCAGCAATGGCGGCATCGGGCAGCGGCACATCGGCAGGCAGTATGCCAGACTCGGCAAGGCGCATCGCGCCGGCTTTGTCCAGCACGACAATATCGCCCTGAGCAAGCACATGGCGTGCAAACGAAGCACCGAAAAGACGGGATGAATAGCGTGCACCGGCACCGTCCGGCGCATGCAGCAGCACGGCCGGCTCGTCACCCTGCGGTGCCAGCCACAACGTGGCACAGCTGCAGTCCAGCCGGTGCATAAGTACGGAAAAAACAGCTTCGAGCCTGTCATGCAGTGCATGAGGCGCAGCATACAACTGTACGGGCAGTTGCCACGACGGACAGACATCGCAACCGGCAGCAGGCGCGTTTTCCTGCTGCATACCTGAAAGTTCGGCCACCACCAGCCCGTGCAACAGCACATGGCCGGACAAGGCGAAAAGCCGCGCCCGGAAAAGCTGCCTGCCGGAAGCAAGCTGAACAGGCAGGCTGCCGCTCCAGCGCTGCCGGCTGCCGTCTGCCACCGATGCAAAAAGAGCCCCGCAGCCGGGAGCAAGGCGGAAAAAATCTGCGGGCAGAGCGCCCGAACCGAGGAGGCCGGACCAGGCGCCATTGGCATACACCAATGCGCCGTCGTGCGAAAAGACACCTGTACCGGCCGGGCTGTGTCCGTAAACGGCAGCCAGAATAGAAAACGTGTCCGCAGAAATCTGCTGCGGGCCGGTTGCATTATTGTTCTGAGTCATGGAATCCCCGGCGTGCCGGGGGGGATGGCACGCCTACCGTCTGTGACGGCACAGTGGAGATAACGCAGAACCCCCCGGCAGGCAAGCCGGCCGGCCACGTTTTATTTCGATTCCAGCGCCCGCTGCTGACGTCTGGCTTCACCGCGCGAAACGGACCGGCTGGACAGCACTTCGCTGAATTCTTCGCCGTAAAGCCGCAGCATGACCATGGTGAATCCCAGAATGAGCGGCCCGTAAAGAACACCGGCCATGCCGAACACCTTTATGCCCCCCATTATGGACATAAAGATAAAAAACGTGGACATGCCTGCACTGCCCCGCATGAAGTACGGACGCAGAAAACTGTCTATGCTGGCCACACCCACGGCGGACCAGACAAACAG encodes:
- the lon gene encoding endopeptidase La, which codes for MSDRNDAESLDIHESGASIEEAAEHMNELLNDFPAELPVLAVRDIVVFNYMILPLFVGREKSVQAVDAALNGSRYMMICTQHDEAVDDPTGDDLHKTGTVVMIMRMLKMPDGRLKVLVQGISRAKVKNFVSEDPYLLAEVEAIEEPEAGPLTVEQEAMIRSAREQSEKILSLRGVPTADIMAVLNGVDEPGRLADLIAANLRMKVADAQTILECTDPDERLTLVNEQLVKEVEVAAMQAKIQSMAKEGMDKAQKDYFLREQMKAIRRELGEGPDGDEDMDELIESLAKAGLPKDVRKEADKQLRRLSVMHPESSEATVVRTYLEWLAELPWKKLSRDRIDIPRAQAILDEDHYGLEKVKDRILEYLSVRKLNPKSKGPILCFSGPPGVGKTSLGRSIARALGRKFQRISLGGMRDEAEIRGHRRTYIGAMPGRIIQTIKQLGTRNPVIMLDEIDKLGSDFRGDPSSALLEVLDPEQNFSFSDHYLNVPFDLSKVMFICTANQLETIPAPLRDRMEIIRIPGYTMQEKAKIARRYLLPRQAGENGLNEDDVQIADNVITKIIDEYTREAGLRNLERELGTVCRKLARRKAEGEDGPFRVTVKVLEKLLGAPRFIDEQKERELLPGVALGLAWTPYGGEVLNVEVSTMKGKGKLTLTGQLGDVMKESAQAAVSYVRSHAAELDVDPEFSSNLDIHIHVPAGATPKDGPSAGVTLLTALISALTGRSVNSDLCMTGEITLRGRVLPVGGIKEKILAAVARGLSHAFIPHQNKKDLEDIPADLLRKINVHPAEHINDILPLALGLDKK
- the recQ gene encoding DNA helicase RecQ, with the translated sequence MTQQTHTTTASSMLDTAREILISTYGFRDFQGLQKDIIEHTASGGDALVLMPTGGGKSLCYQIPSIMRQGTGIVISPLIALMQDQVDSLTQMGVSAAFLNSSLSPEKQREVEARLLSGMLDLVYVAPERLVQPAFLGLLERITPALFAIDEAHCVSQWGHDFRPEYTRLTILHEQFPHVPRIALTATADGPTRRDIIRHLDLQDATVFSTGFDRPNISYTIQPKDKPLEQLLHFIRTRHKGQSGIVYRLSRKKVEETAAWLCAKGIEALPYHAGLNAIQRHHNQERFMREDGLVMVATVAFGMGVDKPDVRFVAHLEPPKSLEAYHQETGRAGRDGLPADAWMTYGLADVVQLRRMLGQGEEDSPRRMVELRKLDAMLAFCETTECRRKVLLGYFGEHDREPCGNCDTCQFPVETWDGTVAAQKALSAVYRTGQRFGAAHLTDILTGKLTDRIRSHGHNDLKTFGCGKELGASQWKGVFRQLACLGLLATDADGHGGLRLTPESWQVLRGERMLSFRRDILGRSATRALAKTQADAALQNALNTEESRQLWDTLRSLRGRLAQERDVPPYAVFADRALLEMVCFRPRTPDDLQCIHGVGKAKLSMFGQEFLDALLSHEAAWGRPDDLPALPERRPATAAKKENGLTDTIRETLQLFNKLQDMQAVAEARALKPATICNHLVRCIRHGELTTEQVVPLPAHELAEIRGVLGETASLGGVTAAHGRLKGRYDFETLRLVQAELFIRRGDEEDW
- a CDS encoding putative bifunctional diguanylate cyclase/phosphodiesterase is translated as MTQNNNATGPQQISADTFSILAAVYGHSPAGTGVFSHDGALVYANGAWSGLLGSGALPADFFRLAPGCGALFASVADGSRQRWSGSLPVQLASGRQLFRARLFALSGHVLLHGLVVAELSGMQQENAPAAGCDVCPSWQLPVQLYAAPHALHDRLEAVFSVLMHRLDCSCATLWLAPQGDEPAVLLHAPDGAGARYSSRLFGASFARHVLAQGDIVVLDKAGAMRLAESGILPADVPLPDAAIAAPLCSPDGRTMGVLTACRRNSAVRFGMNDARFLRNAANIMATVERIHQSETALRESETRFRAVFDHAGLGIVLLTPQGTVKSVNKGAADLASIPAAEMLGLHYSDFLCADDVTVADRFFHALQGGADEVLTMTSAIRRRHAPPIWCKLTVSRVLDEGGSLRFIIVQIEDVTDHKREDERLTHMAYHDVLTGLPNRALFLDRLQSAFNRAQRNASYSFAVLYMDMDGFKDVNDSMGHDAGDALLGMFAERVGNCLRNVDTLARLGGDEFAVLLDDVPEILQVTHVIERITEAVSSPFMLRGREIRCGVSIGAVLRGQECSGCGDLLRQADSAMYKAKRRGSNRYVIAGSSDAAAARVMRKGEQELVTALGSGQLELFFQPVVSLQTGRMDAVEALVRWHHPERGLLAPGAFLPLAEHAGLQAALDAHVLRLAARAQLAMQEQEARGAAVLSVHVNMLSETLRRPEMPGVLLGVLQEEGAAADRFIFELVENLLVNAAPAVAEGLWRLRDAGIRLALDGFGSGYSSLAMLRRYPLSLLKVDGSFVRASDADMAARGIVRSARTLASGFSMKAVAEGVELPEHAELLRELGYSSAQGMYFAAPMRLSRLLRMHAAGAVFPVMAG